CGTTGATGTTTACTCAGAAAGGTGCAAAACTGGGTGATATCAAGGCTAATCCGATGTACCTGGAACTGCCGGTAATGGCTGCTGCAAGATTTGCTGTGGTAGACGGACAAAATGTAGTTGTAAAAGCCGGTCCGTATCTGGCATGCGGTATTGCCGGTAAATACAAGATGAATGGCGTTAAGGAAGATTTCTTTGGTGACAACAGCGGAGGTAAAAGATTTGACTTCGGACTTGGAGTGGGTGTTGCTTACGAAATCAACAGATTCTTTGTCGACCTGACCGGAGAATTTGGTTTGACTAAAGTGTATGATGCCAGTGGCTCTCCTAAGAACATCAACTTCTCTATCGGAGTAGGTTACAAATTCTAATTGAATTATATTCTCTTTATAATACCATTCATAAAGTCCTCTGCCCAATAGATGGAGCGGAGGACTTTTTCATTTCCTCCCATAAAGAATTTTCTCTTCCTATAAAGAAAAACGATGTATACTTCCGAAGAAGCACACATCGTACTAAACTCTCTCCCTTTTAATTGTCTCAATCGGTCATCTGTTTGGCCAGATTCTCTTTTTCTTTCAGTTCTTTATATCTCTCTATGGCGTGTTTCCGGCTCATCAGTATTTGCCAGCGGTATACCCAGCAAGTGGTGAGGAAATAAACGCCTGCTTGTATCCACAGTGCCTTGTATTCAAAGGCGACTTCGCTTAAAGTAGCTCCCATATTATTGATCTTCACAAAGCCGTTGATGCCGAATGTGGACGGGAAAATGTAAGAAACATATTTCCAGAACGGAGGAATGGCGGCTCCCGGCCACGAGATACCGGAAATAAACAGCAGCGGTACGGAAGTGAATACAAAAATCAGCATACAGGTTTCCCGGTTGCGAATGGCGATGGAGGTGGTCATTGCAAAGAAAATGCAGGCTGCCAGATAGGGGGCGACAAATAATACCAGTGAACCGGGTTGCCCGATTTGGTTGAGGCTGAATAGTCTTGGCACGATATGCAGCACGTAAAATGATACCAGTACGTACACAAGGAAGTAACTTAGCCCCTTGCCAAGTACAATTCGCAACGTTCCGTTATAATGCCGGTTGATGGGGACAAGGTCTTTAAACCGGTTGTTTTCCCGGGCAGTTCCTGCTGCCAGTCCGATTCCGAGCAATAGCGTTTGCTGTATGATCAGCACCAATACGGCAGGAATCAGGAAAGCGGCAAAACCGGCTGTAGGATTAAAGATGGAAATCTCTTCATATTCTATCGGATAACCGGTGATTTCGTCCTGTCGCTCGGTCGTGTTCCCGCTACGCGCGATCTTTATATCTTTATTCATATCCAGTGATACGGCCGTATTGGCGATCAGCATGGATTTATAGTACAGCAATCCGCTCATGTCGCAATAGATGCTGACTTGCGTCTGTTTCCCTTTGGCGATGTTGTCGCTGAAATCAGATGGGATATAGATGATGCCGTATGCAAGCCGGTTCTTCAGCATTTGCTTGGCTTCTTCCATATCGGCACAATAGGCAACAATCTGAATGTCCGGTGTGGCATCCACCTTCCGGAGATATTCGCGGCTCAGGGATGAATGAGAGTCATCGACTACAACGGCCGGAACTTCTCGTACTACTTCATTGTCATAGATAAAGCTGTACAGTAACGGATAGCCCAGTGGGACGAGGATAAAGAAAATCAGTACCCCCTGGTCGCGGAAAGTTGTCTGAAACTCGCGCTTCCAGATATAAAACAGGTCGTTGATGCCTTGGGCTATCTTGTCTTTAAATTTTATATCTTTCATCAGGGTATGTA
This sequence is a window from Bacteroides thetaiotaomicron VPI-5482. Protein-coding genes within it:
- a CDS encoding porin family protein, producing MKKGLIFVLFALVSIVSYSQISWNAKVGMNMSNFTGDADTDMRVGFNVGVGMEYQFTDMWSIQPSLMFTQKGAKLGDIKANPMYLELPVMAAARFAVVDGQNVVVKAGPYLACGIAGKYKMNGVKEDFFGDNSGGKRFDFGLGVGVAYEINRFFVDLTGEFGLTKVYDASGSPKNINFSIGVGYKF
- a CDS encoding ABC transporter permease, which encodes MKDIKFKDKIAQGINDLFYIWKREFQTTFRDQGVLIFFILVPLGYPLLYSFIYDNEVVREVPAVVVDDSHSSLSREYLRKVDATPDIQIVAYCADMEEAKQMLKNRLAYGIIYIPSDFSDNIAKGKQTQVSIYCDMSGLLYYKSMLIANTAVSLDMNKDIKIARSGNTTERQDEITGYPIEYEEISIFNPTAGFAAFLIPAVLVLIIQQTLLLGIGLAAGTARENNRFKDLVPINRHYNGTLRIVLGKGLSYFLVYVLVSFYVLHIVPRLFSLNQIGQPGSLVLFVAPYLAACIFFAMTTSIAIRNRETCMLIFVFTSVPLLFISGISWPGAAIPPFWKYVSYIFPSTFGINGFVKINNMGATLSEVAFEYKALWIQAGVYFLTTCWVYRWQILMSRKHAIERYKELKEKENLAKQMTD